A genomic stretch from Aedes albopictus strain Foshan chromosome 2, AalbF5, whole genome shotgun sequence includes:
- the LOC134288994 gene encoding uncharacterized protein LOC134288994, translated as MESEIGVKYSTLLVHHLEKEEVEFELEVRAVPFEKNESLAVLRRRLREKLKKEKGDHKDVDFENCEGRTVDGEIDLIDKNVKEISDFLERKKTFEGVREALRTRLVHYFARCSAIQAIVEKDEDFEDIDKLLGTIRQLYSNYFTIFTPIDSIRKEVMLQISNSLTQLQLGQAGSSKVPSVSRETQTDDTEVGDHELDKQRSRSSAGSLARRQLRSTLQDQHSSGGHSNSIPLSGLLSKQRGSYQPERVLRRIRLSGTHVDSEPVSDSSLSASPPRRSKSRPQRSNARRSRPVSEWKLRYDGRDGGRELMKFIREVEFFAKSENVSDEELFRSERPDGRYRSRRS; from the coding sequence ATGGAATCAGAAATAGGAGTGAAATATAGTACTCTTCTGGTCCATCACCTGGAAAAGGAAGAGGTCGAGTTCGAATTAGAGGTTCGGGCAGTACCATTTGAGAAGAATGAAAGCCTAGCTGTTCTTCGAAGACGTTTAAGAGAAAAGCTGAAAAAGGAGAAAGGAGATCACAAGGACGTTGATTTTGAAAACTGTGAGGGTAGAACAGTAGATGGAGAGATCGATCTGATAGACAAGAACGTGAAGGAAATTAGCGATTTTCTGGAGAGAAAGAAAACTTTTGAAGGAGTCAGGGAGGCACTGAGAACACGCCTGGTGCATTACTTCGCCCGGTGTTCGGCTATACAAGCGATCGTGGAGAAAGATGAGGATTTTGAGGACATTGATAAACTTTTAGGTACGATCCGACAATTATATAGCAACTATTTCACGATCTTCACGCCAATAGACTCGATTCGAAAGGAGGTGATGTTGCAAATCTCGAACTCCTTGACACAGTTACAATTAGGTCAGGCAGGATCATCGAAGGTTCCAAGCGTGTCCAGAGAGACCCAGACGGACGATACAGAAGTAGGAGATCATGAGTTAGATAAACAGAGGAGTAGAAGTTCGGCAGGTAGTCTGGCAAGACGCCAGCTTCGATCGACTTTACAAGACCAGCACTCATCTGGCGGTCACAGCAATAGCATTCCTTTGTCAGGTTTACTATCGAAACAGCGAGGTTCGTATCAACCAGAGCGAGTGTTACGACGAATTAGGCTTTCCGGTACTCACGTTGATTCAGAACCAGTTTCTGATTCTTCGCTCTCCGCTTCCCCACCCAGACGATCGAAGTCCAGACCGCAAAGGTCAAATGCAAGGCGTAGTAGACCCGTTTCTGAGTGGAAGTTGCGATATGATGGTAGAGATGGTGGCCGGGAATTGATGAAGTTTATACGAGAAGTAGAGTTTTTTGCGAAGTCGGAAAATGTTTCGGATGAAGAACTATTCCGATCAGAGAGACCAGACGGACGATACAGAAGTAGGAGATCATGA